In the Candidatus Methylomirabilota bacterium genome, TCATGTCGTCGCGCCGGCCGACGAAGTAGTAGTAGCCGTCGGCGTCCCGGCGCAGCAGGTCGCCGGTGTGGAGCCACCCGCCGCGGAACTTCTTCGCGGTGGCCTCGGGCAGCTTCCAGTAGCCGGCGGCCAGCCCCGGGTTGCGGGTCACCAGCTCGCCCACCTCGTCCACACCCACCTCGTCGCCCGTCTCGTCCACCAGCTTCACGTCGCAGCCGGGAAACGCCAGGCCGCAGGAGCCGCGCTTCTTGAGCCCCCAGCGCGTGTTCACGATCGGCACCGGCCCGCCCTCGGTGAGCCCGTAGCTCTCGCCGATGGGCGCGCCGAACACGCGCCGGAACTCCTCCAGCAGCTCGTCCGGCACCTCGGCGGAGCCGCACACCGCGTAGCGCACGCTCGAGACGTCGTGCTTCGCCAGCGCGTCCGCCTCCGCGAGGATCATCTTGTACATCGCGGGCACGCCGGTGAGATACGTGACCTGGTACCGGGCGATGGCGCGGATGACCTCCAGCGCGTCGAACCCGGGCAGGATCACCAGCGAGCCGCCCGCGAGCAGGAACGGCTTCACCGCGCCGGCCATCGCGTTCTTGTGGTAGAGCGGCACCGCGATCAGCGCGCGCTCGGTGTCGTCCGCCATCAGCGCCTTCCGCATGATGTCGGTGTTCCAGATCTGCCCGCCGTGGGTCAGGAGCACGCCCTTGGGCTTGCCGGTCGAGCCCGAGGTGTAGGGCTGCATGCAGATCTCGTCGAACGCGGTGGCGCGCCGGGCCCGCGTGGGCGACGCGGCGACCACCACGCTCTCGTAGGCCAGCGCGCCCTCGCCGGCGGGCGCATCGACGACCACGTGCTCGATGGCGGGGATCTGCGC is a window encoding:
- a CDS encoding class I adenylate-forming enzyme family protein; translation: MLPDNLGYLFDTALALTPSKPAVFQGDTVLTYAELDARCNRLANALAALGVGAGDRVALCFNNDVRFLETLFGAMRLGAVAVPLNIRMGDEALRYVTEDSEARVLVASAALAARGRALAAQIPAIEHVVVDAPAGEGALAYESVVVAASPTRARRATAFDEICMQPYTSGSTGKPKGVLLTHGGQIWNTDIMRKALMADDTERALIAVPLYHKNAMAGAVKPFLLAGGSLVILPGFDALEVIRAIARYQVTYLTGVPAMYKMILAEADALAKHDVSSVRYAVCGSAEVPDELLEEFRRVFGAPIGESYGLTEGGPVPIVNTRWGLKKRGSCGLAFPGCDVKLVDETGDEVGVDEVGELVTRNPGLAAGYWKLPEATAKKFRGGWLHTGDLLRRDADGYYYFVGRRDDMINVAGENVYPKEVEDILLQHPNLRDACVVPAPHDVKGEVPIAFVVAREAGTISEADVRKFFLERGAPYAHPRRVVFLDALPLGGTGKIDRGALKARAREVGT